One region of Salvia miltiorrhiza cultivar Shanhuang (shh) chromosome 3, IMPLAD_Smil_shh, whole genome shotgun sequence genomic DNA includes:
- the LOC131017358 gene encoding F-box/kelch-repeat protein At3g06240-like, which produces MEIESNSQQSLHLPEEIIGEILPRLPVKSLLRFRCVSKSWGSLIGSERFIKKHHQNSMKNPSFTQQRFNVEANLFEWPEQCSLLSVLSGPINTIPFSPLAYPTNTTLWPRLVYPRITLSMGYDIVGSCNGLLCIVSIDNVFHLWNPSTRISKKLPEISIVYYLDDFDNFGFGWVESSDEYKVFVNVVEYNSSVGEIYSTRTKSWKTIELCPYFLPFSKGGLFGGGKLYWMYEDDQVIIFLDLKSEVFGRIEIPFDQEMYGEIDQEKDDIDLGVLGGFVCLLCFNYQIRCYQVWVMKESWEKVVTLSHLLELLQPPLVKGLNGEILVNCGSIVVVYDCRDNVFRNLKYCSCCEDTGFSSHEDCVDSTSHDVYVESLVSPEDL; this is translated from the coding sequence ATGGAGATCGAAAGCAATAGTCAGCAATCTCTCCATCTTCCGGAAGAAATCATTGGAGAAATACTGCCAAGACTGCCGGTGAAATCACTGTTGAGATTCAGGTGCGTTTCCAAATCATGGGGCTCTTTAATTGGCAGCGAAAGATTCATAAAAAAACACCACCAAAATTCGATGAAAAACCCCTCTTTCACCCAACAAAGGTTCAATGTAGAGGCGAATTTGTTTGAATGGCCTGAGCAATGTTCTCTGCTGTCGGTTTTGAGCGGACCAATAAATACTATCCCTTTTTCTCCTTTAGCTTATCCAACGAATACTACATTATGGCCTCGTTTAGTTTATCCAAGGATTACATTGTCGATGGGATATGACATTGTGGGGAGCTGTAATGGGCTTCTCTGCATTGTCAGTATTGACAATGTATTTCACTTGTGGAACCCATCCACTAGAATATCCAAGAAACTGCCAGAAATTTCAATTGTTTATTATCTCGACGATTTTGATAATTTCGGATTCGGTTGGGTTGAATCGAGTGATGAGTACAAGGTGTTTGTGAATGTGGTTGAATATAACTCCAGCGTTGGTGAAATTTATAGTACCAGGacaaaatcatggaaaacaaTTGAGCTCTGCCCATATTTCCTTCCATTTAGCAAGGGGGGGCTGTTTGGAGGTGGGAAGCTTTACTGGATGTACGAGGATGATCAAGTTATTATTTTCTTGGACTTGAAGAGTGAGGTGTTTGGAAGGATTGAGATTCCCTTTGATCAAGAGATGTATGGAGAGATTGATCAAGAGAAGGACGACATTGACCTGGGTGTGCTTGGTGGTTTCGTTTGTCTGCTATGTTTTAATTATCAAATTAGATGCTATCAAGTTTGGGTTATGAAGGAGTCTTGGGAGAAAGTGGTGACTCTTTCTCATCTTCTTGAGCTTCTTCAACCACCATTGGTGAAAGGTTTAAATGGAGAGATTTTGGTAAATTGTGGATCCATTGTGGTGGTCTATGATTGTCGGGATAATGTGTTCCGCAACCTCAAGTATTGTTCCTGTTGTGAGGATACTGGGTTCAGCAGCCACGAGGATTGTGTCGATTCAACTTCACATGATGTCTATGTTGAAAGTTTAGTCTCGCCAGAAGATTTATGA